A single region of the Marinobacter salinus genome encodes:
- a CDS encoding CsgG/HfaB family protein — translation MKKIVPWLMLGVLSGCATQTPQMKEVEPAVSAEQQRAAQQAAIEANKPETLSLKRKIAVGRLSNETNYGRSLLRSNAEDQLGSKVTDMFLQALANSESYLVFERPDIELLSKEAELSGQEISITGVDTLVIGSLTQFGRATTGERGFLSSSKKQEATATVDLRLVDVTTGRVFASVTGSGSSSTEQARTMGFGSAAGYDGSLNDQAIAAAVTAAVDKMTGLFLEKPWTADLLAQEDGLVYISGGRNQGVREGMVFTIETRGKKVKSQTTGTTISLPGKDVAELKVIGLFGDDPLDQGAIGEVSNGSLQGYELSDLRVKEKK, via the coding sequence ATGAAAAAAATAGTTCCCTGGCTGATGTTAGGGGTTCTGTCTGGCTGCGCTACGCAAACGCCTCAAATGAAAGAGGTTGAACCGGCAGTGTCTGCCGAGCAACAGCGAGCGGCGCAGCAGGCCGCGATAGAGGCAAACAAGCCTGAGACTCTGAGCCTTAAACGGAAAATCGCGGTGGGTCGACTTTCCAACGAGACCAACTACGGACGCAGTTTGCTGCGCTCGAACGCCGAGGATCAGCTTGGCTCCAAAGTCACAGACATGTTCCTTCAGGCTCTGGCAAATAGCGAGAGTTATCTGGTTTTTGAACGGCCGGATATTGAGCTGTTGAGCAAGGAAGCAGAGTTGTCTGGCCAGGAAATCTCGATCACGGGTGTTGATACTCTGGTAATTGGTTCGTTAACCCAGTTTGGTCGTGCCACGACCGGCGAGCGAGGGTTCCTCTCTTCCTCGAAAAAGCAGGAAGCGACGGCAACGGTCGACCTCAGGTTGGTTGATGTAACGACGGGCAGGGTGTTTGCCTCTGTGACGGGCTCGGGTTCTTCATCCACCGAACAGGCCCGCACCATGGGATTTGGTTCTGCTGCGGGATATGACGGCAGCCTGAATGATCAGGCCATTGCGGCAGCCGTTACAGCAGCCGTCGATAAGATGACCGGTTTGTTCCTGGAGAAGCCCTGGACAGCTGATTTGCTGGCGCAGGAAGACGGCCTCGTTTATATCAGTGGCGGCAGGAATCAGGGTGTCCGTGAAGGGATGGTTTTCACCATCGAAACACGGGGCAAGAAAGTGAAATCCCAGACCACAGGCACAACGATTTCGCTGCCGGGGAAGGACGTTGCCGAGCTCAAGGTGATCGGCCTGTTTGGTGATGATCCTCTCGATCAGGGGGCAATCGGAGAAGTATCAAATGGCTCTTTGCAGGGTTATGAGCTTAGCGACCTGCGTGTTAAGGAGAAGAAGTGA